The genomic DNA tgggcaatagtggatctcaaaattgaaattgctcaggaaaatacgccattgTGCGTGTCTGCGGTTGAaagtccgtgcctgcatccagtattctagGTTCCTATGGTCCGTGAAAACCTGAATTGGCCTATCTgttgcttctaggaaaatccgccattcctctaatgccttgattatggctaggagttccttgtcgtgggtgtcataattagccTTGGCCCCTGAaaaggatttggacatatatgcaacagGATGTAAACGGTTGTCTTCTCCTCGTTGGCTGAGAATGGcccccatggctactcctgacgcatctgtttccaggtagtAAGGCAGTTtagggttggaatggattagAACCGGGGATTTTGTGACCAATGCCTTCAATTCTTGGAATGCAGCTTCTTCTGTAACGCCCCATGACCAGAGGGATTCCTTCTTGGTaaggttgtggagggggcAAGCAACCGAGCtaaagttgggaatgaaccTCCTGAGATAGTTTACAAAGCCTAGGAAAGCCTgaacctgtttgaccgttttgggagtAGGCCATGTTGTAACCgcttcaatcttcttttggtccatagAGAACCCTGCTGGGGAGATGACGATTCCCAAATAGTCCACCGTGGTAACATGGAAATGACACTTGGATagtttacagaacaactggttcttcatcagccgtgataggacttccctgacatgggatGGATGATCTTTGGGTTTTTTGGAGAAGATCAGTATGTTGTCCAGGTAGATGACCACCGTGACGTCAATCAGGTCCCTGAAaaggtcattcatgaaatgctggaaagcggcgggggcattggtaaggctGAAGGGCATGACCAGATATTCAAacagcccatatttggttctgaacgccgttttccattcatcccccTTTCTAAtcctgacgttgttgtagccccagCGTAAGTCAAGCTTGGTGAATAATTTGGCGTGTCTTAGCTTtgccataaggtcatcttGTCTTGGTAGCGGGTATACGTTCTTGTGGGTTACGTCATTTAGCTTCtggtaatccacaaccagcctgagggatccatctgccttttttacaaacatgacaggggcaCTGGCAGAAgaagtactagggcggattttgTCTGTGGCTAGTTctttgtcaatgtgttgtttaagcgccttggattccgcatcagtcatgccgtaAATGGGACCTGGGGATAATTTGGCATCTGGAATAAGGTCTATGGagatatcatactccctgtgtggggggaggaccttaaattcttccttgccaaataccttagcaaACTTGTGATATTGTGTGGGAAGGTCTACTAAGGGATCagggtccgcttcttcctctgaggcTATTTGAACTTGATCGGGAAATGTAACAAGTCCCTGGTGCCAGTCGATGAGGGGGGATTCAGTTGTAAGCCaggtcatgccaaggattgccgaggtgttgccaatggggcaaacaaggaaggggATAGTGTGggaatggccattggccgagaccgcaagttggacctggtgccatatgcaaccagtctgagatatggtaccatctaacattctcactactcgtggattttcaagtagggtttttgggattttgagtttttctactagTGAGGGGGATATGAAGTTGGAAGTGGCGCCGGAGTCGATGAGGGTTTTAATAGGTTCCGTCGGATAGTCACGCAGTGTTATATCTAGAAAGAGTAGGGGCTTCTTGTTTGAGTCcattgcaatatttacaaattctGAGATGGTTACATGCGGTTCTAAACtagagaccaagggcttgacggcagctcttggccttactctttttccaactCCTCCTGTCCAATTTtggccttccatccattagggcattgtttgatacCATGTCCTttctgaccgcacttgacacaaaggccagacgcgtggcggcggtccctttcttccggtgtaacgtagttggggtcctcagagaggcggacccgttgggtggtggtagtggtggaagtggtcgcggtgaccggggacttggcagagGCTTTCTTGGGttggttctcctcattttcccaacaagtgttatcaattttgaccgaggcggcgaatatggccttgaggttgttgtctgggatattgtcctttgtggacaggagttccttcaccttccagtgaagaccacgcgtgaactgggcaatatatgcctcagtgttccaatcaagttccgccataaggttgcggaactcagtgacatactcagacgtggtggttgtctgagtaagcgcagcTATCTTCCTGGCGGCGGCTCTCTTGGCGTCTGGGTcggcaaatgcctccttgaatttggctgttaaggccgggatggtggttggCGGGTTACCCTcacccttgatgatggttcCAATAAGGGGGAGCGCCCAATCGGCTgctttgtctgtcatgtggtagagtatccacacgaccatctgctcctcctcatcaaatTGATCCCTGTGAAGAGCAACCCAGAGTAGCATCCTGTCAAGCCACTGGGTAGCCTTACGACCTCTGGTATCACCCTTGTAAGGGTTGGGGagttccatcttgggttgctttacactggaccccaagtcaaagggggtaagggagctgaggtTCCGCCTAGGCGTGTCGCAAGGTTCCCTTTTGGGGGCTCGCCtgtcctcctcttcttctgagtcataccctgttcctcttgaagggcggaagggggccttgagcccaggcctaaccgttgcTGGAGAgtgggcttctcctcctGTCTgagtaggaggggtgataggcccagtcaatgggccaggctgggtttggcctcctccttggtccttgtcgccAAGTAGGtcggcggtttccttgcatatggccttgagctggATGAGCTCTTGGCTTTGCaatttgatttggtcctgcaaggacccaacagtggcggtgagggctgtgatagcctcaaggagagtggTAAGGGTCGGCTCCAGTTCCATCCctggcaagtcttgcaaagtgggagatgcgctgcaagagggtggttgggaatgggttggaatggaacgttggctggagcggctggaaGGGCaagagtaggggtgagggacgccagagcgtgtggatggtatggtggagacggcgtgggggataGAGATGCCTGattcaggacttatgagcggtttttgcaCAGTGTGTGAACGCTAAatccttgcgtcaaacacctagcgttgaacaatccctacaacaaatcaacagatctggcgatcgtgatacaagcgggttttttgcaagcgggtggttcagctgtctaggatCGCTAactgctgtgttccagcgaaacacgtggtatgcggacgattagagactgtccgccttatagcaatttggtactgggTGGGACCGAcagctgtttgattattaaagctgaaaggcgagtccaatcacccgttttcccttgtgctagtacggGAGTTCCTCTCatttgttgatcaagcctacaagaagttgattttacaatgttgtacaccactgtaaggtgggtacacgctggtggagcgggcg from Rhizoctonia solani chromosome 16, complete sequence includes the following:
- a CDS encoding Retrotransposable element Tf2 protein, which codes for MDSNKKPLLFLDITLRDYPTEPIKTLIDSGATSNFISPSLVEKLKIPKTLLENPRVVRMLDGTISQTGCIWHQVQLAVSANGHSHTIPFLVCPIGNTSAILGMTWLTTESPLIDWHQGLVTFPDQVQIASEEEADPDPLVDLPTQYHKFAKVFGKEEFKVLPPHREYDISIDLIPDAKLSPGPIYGMTDAESKALKQHIDKELATDKIRPSTSSASAPVMFVKKADGSLRLVVDYQKLNDVTHKNVYPLPRQDDLMAKLRHAKLFTKLDLRWGYNNVRIRKGDEWKTAFRTKYGLFEYLVMPFSLTNAPAAFQHFMNDLFRDLIDVTVVIYLDNILIFSKKPKDHPSHVREVLSRLMKNQLFCKLSKCHFHVTTVDYLGIVISPAGFSMDQKKIEAVTTWPTPKTVKQVQAFLGFVNYLRRFIPNFSSVACPLHNLTKKESLWSWGVTEEAAFQELKALVTKSPVLIHSNPKLPYYLETDASGVAMGAILSQRGEDNRLHPVAYMSKSFSGAKANYDTHDKELLAIIKALEEWRIFLEATDRPIQVFTDHRNLEYWMQARTFNRRHAQWRIFLSNFNFEIHYCPGKQSGKPDAHAPEPEVMLPSEVFANTSEEEVKIVTEIRSRLREDPSLEPIIQFLTEDADNAPPSIRKAYRDYDWEEDLLWYRGKLVVPDSETLKEQLLKEFHDSPLAGHPGQQRTLELLSCNYWWPGMKSSSKEWVECCPTCQANCRAHAPVIALKPLEVPPYPFHTISYDFITGFPKSNGHDAILVVIDSFSKFGHFIPTTKKVTSKGLADLFISHVWKLHGLPVKTISDRGTTFTGKFLRALYQRLGVKPAFSSAYHPELDGQTERVNQFIEFYLRSYVAADHLDWATWLPLAEYAYNNAKHSATGRTPFELVYGRNPIMNPSNVPANVPEADLVANTLAQEWKEAESALRMTKERMTKTTGMIPEYSIGKKVWLDGKNIELRTNSNKLDPKRLGPFKVTEKISSHAYRLELPETLKIHNVFYVGLLSKAHESPSQPFPSRPPPETIEGEEEYKVEQIIDSKRQRGKWFYLIKWKGYGPEDNSWEPEELLEHSQEEIKRFNQAKLRKACDAAKSL
- a CDS encoding Retrotransposon-derived protein PEG10, yielding MELEPTLTTLLEAITALTATVGSLQDQIKLQSQELIQLKAICKETADLLGDKDQGGGQTQPGPLTGPITPPTQTGGEAHSPATVRPGLKAPFRPSRGTGYDSEEEEDRRAPKREPCDTPRRNLSSLTPFDLGSSVKQPKMELPNPYKGDTRGRKATQWLDRMLLWVALHRDQFDEEEQMVVWILYHMTDKAADWALPLIGTIIKGEGNPPTTIPALTAKFKEAFADPDAKRAAARKIAALTQTTTTSEYVTEFRNLMAELDWNTEAYIAQFTRGLHWKVKELLSTKDNIPDNNLKAIFAASVKIDNTCWENEENQPKKASAKSPVTATTSTTTTTQRVRLSEDPNYVTPEERDRRHASGLCVKCGQKGHGIKQCPNGWKAKIGQEELEKE